Below is a window of Streptomyces qaidamensis DNA.
CCCCCGCAAACGTACGCAGCCGGGTCAGCCCTTGCGCCGCCGCGTGCTGACCGCGAGCAGCCCGACCACGCCCACGACGACGAGCGCGACGGGCACGACACGCTCCAGCCGGGGCGCCCCGTCCTCGTCCACGAACCGGGCGCGCACATCGGTGACGGCCCGGTTGACCCCCACGTAAGCCCGTCCGAGGGTGTGATCAATGTTGGAAGCGACCTTGGCCTTGGCATCCCCGACGATCGTCTTGGGGTGCACCCGCACCCCGATCTCGTCGAGGGTCTCGGCCAGGGTCGCGCGGCGGCGCCTGATGTCCGCCTCGATCTGCGCCGGGGTCCTGGAGTCCGCCGTGTCCGCCACCGTGTCGCCTCCGAAGTCGGTGTGAAGCCTGTGCAGGACAGTCTGTCAGCTCCACGGGTCATCACACTGTCAGCACCCCCGGTTACGCTGGCCAGATGAGCGAGCGACTCCAGCCGGGGGACATGGCCCCCGCCTTCACCCTGCCCGACGCCGACGGCACCGAGGTGTCCCTGTCGGACCACAAGGGCCGCAAGGTCATCGTGTACTTCTACCCGGCCGCCCTCACGCCCGGCTGCACGAAGCAGGCCTGCGACTTCACCGACAACCTGGAGCTGCTGGCGGGCGCGGGCTACGAGGTCATCGGCATCTCCCCCGACAAGCCGGAGAAGCTGGCCAAGTTCCGCGACAAGGAGTCCCTGAAGGTCACCCTGCTGGCCGACCCGGACAAGCAGGTCCTGGAGTCCTACGGCGCCTTCGGCGAGAAGAAGCTGTACGGCAAGACGGTCGTCGGCGTCATCCGCTCCACGATCGTCGTGGA
It encodes the following:
- the bcp gene encoding thioredoxin-dependent thiol peroxidase; translation: MSERLQPGDMAPAFTLPDADGTEVSLSDHKGRKVIVYFYPAALTPGCTKQACDFTDNLELLAGAGYEVIGISPDKPEKLAKFRDKESLKVTLLADPDKQVLESYGAFGEKKLYGKTVVGVIRSTIVVDEEGKVERALYNVKATGHVAKIIKDLGV
- a CDS encoding DUF3618 domain-containing protein — encoded protein: MADTADSRTPAQIEADIRRRRATLAETLDEIGVRVHPKTIVGDAKAKVASNIDHTLGRAYVGVNRAVTDVRARFVDEDGAPRLERVVPVALVVVGVVGLLAVSTRRRKG